In Micropterus dolomieu isolate WLL.071019.BEF.003 ecotype Adirondacks linkage group LG09, ASM2129224v1, whole genome shotgun sequence, the DNA window ACACAGGTATACTGACACAGCAGCTTGCAGCATACAACTGTAAACTGATTACGCAGCTGAAAACctggaaagttttttttttactggcatCAAATATCTCATGCATTGTAAACTGCAAAAAGCTGTCTGGAGTCACACGTTCCAATCTTGAACGAGTGGTTtccttgctttgtttttaagCAGTgaagttaaatttattttaaaacatcagTACTGGTCTTTTATTACCAGCATTATATTCAGTGAACTATAAGGAAATTTAGCGGAGCCAGTGTAGCAGATATCGAAGGCAAAAATTTGAATCCGCTCACTGAATTTGCTGTCACTATAATTACAACTGCTGCAACCTCTTCATCCGTCACAGACTTTGTCAAAtagatataatataataacacaaTGGTGTCCATGTAAAATGCAAGATATGCGCAAGTGGCAACTAATAAATTTGGACAGCAGCCctccaaaaacacacattttttgtttgtgccgCACACATTTCCAGAAGTGGAATGTGATATGATACTTCTACTTAATTTTCCattttatattactttatacttttactgtCTCATAGTTTGGGggcaaatattttacttttcactccacatggtactttaagtatattttgatactaatatttatgtacttttacttaagttaaattttgaatgcaggatgTTGCTGCAATTAAGATGATTATAGAGGATTATTAGGGTGGattcttttttcatttcattcatctcCTGCTTTGTTCAGTCAAGCACCTGCTTAAGAGTTTTTGAACAAATATTTCCTTCTTCTATCGAGTTGAACTGAAATAATGTAGCCCCacatctttatttgtttttcttgtcttaGAGGCATTGTGAAGATACTGTATGAAATACCTTTGCAGGCAATTTGGTCAGCTTTCAACCAGTTAGGACTACATGCAGTTTTCTGATTATCCAGTTTCCAACTGCCATTCTCAACCAATTCAGCACAAGTTTTCCAGACTAGAATCTCTGAGCAAAAGCTAAAATCTGGTTTCACATCGGTATCACATACTGAATATGTTGCAACATTAGATATTAGCTTTAATTTAGGAGTGTGAGACATGCCAACTGAATCATTGCTGAGACAGGGGTAATGTACTTACACTGAGGGATGGATGCTACAGTCTTTGTGTAGTACTGTGTAGGTCCAATGCTTGATGggaaacacactaacacacacacaccaaacatgcCCACCTTACAGTTTTTCCACCAGTACTTGTTCTTGAGTTTGGCGGCGCTGCTCTCAAACTGCGAGGCTCCGGCCTGCAGGGCGTCGGCCCGGTCGTCCAGCTCCGAGAGCTTCTGGTCTCTCTCCAGGACTTTGTCCACGTTCACGCGCATGATGTCTACCACCTGAGGGACAACACCTGTCAGCATCACTGTcacatgtagaaaaaaaaaagccagctCATGTTTACAAAGCTTTCTAAGAACTCCTCCATGTTGGCCTCGGAAATATGTGCACTAAAACCTGCATATTATGTACACTGATAGCAATCCTGTactgtataaatgtaataatataatatactgtCACCCTAACCCAAGCTGAACCTTGAACCTTAAAGGTCAAATGTCAAAGCTATGTTGAGTTCTTCTGCCTGGTCTCTTCTAATTTTATTTCATCCGATTTTGTTGGAATGAAATAAACACGTTGTTCATTTGAGCAAGTAAAGTGTGTCACTATTTGTTAAACACATAGTTCAACTGTAATTCTTCAGAAAGGTTCTTGCTCAGCTGTGATTAAGGAGAAGTAAATGGGTCAATTTGATATTAGGGTAATGTTATCCTCCATAACTGTGTTGCCATTGACAGTTTGTGGTGAACTAGAACTCCCGTTGATGTTAAACAGCAGCTCAGTGAAAACACATGCAGTCGAGGCCAAAAGCACCACAGAACCAAACAGGCGAGCGTCAACAGTAAGCCGTTTCCTCACCTCGTCCACCTGTGCCTGCGTCTGCTGCAGTCGCCTGTTGCTGGTGAGGTTTGGGGCCGCAGCCGGAGGGCCCCCCTCACCCTCCCCGGTAGTACCTGCTGCTTCTGGAGTCGACCTACAGACCGAGAGTGCATgtaggacagagagagaggaggatgctcGAAGTGATGGATTGGCATCAAGTTCAGAAGAATTCAGCGTGTAAAACCATTTTTGATAAATGGTTAAATTTAGAGATGACTTAGTCTTTTGCCATGTTGTAAAAAGGAGACTATGTACACTTTGACCATAGGTGACAATTACGTGATAATGTTAAGCACAGAAAAGTGTAACAGTATGTATAAGTGGAGAAGAATAATCTAATCAGTAAACTGGCTCAGTAATGTCTGTTTTACAGCGTAATCAATATTAAGTTAGTCACCGGTAGCTTCTCATACTAGACCAAGTGAGGCTGACAGAGCAAAACCCCTGAGTGAACGGACCAAATGCACATTTTACTAATTgaacttttcatttgtaaaagGAGGGATGTGatatttcttatttaaaaacTTACAGTCTTGCTTTTTATAGCTGCAGAGAAAGTTTGGACAATTTGCATCTCCAAGCgaaaaacaatcaaacactgCTGGTACTGAGCCAGAAATGTAGTAACATCAGTGAGTAATACTTtatattatacttttatataCTTTTCTTTACAGAGTCTATGTTTATTAACTTGatttttgttgctgctgattCATAATAACAGGACAGGCACATAAAATATTGGTTACCAGAGAAGaatgtaataaaacagtaaagctcCTCATATTGCAGTTAATAAAATCTGGTTTGTACCCTGAAAAACTCTCATAAAGCATCTGATCTTTCATTAAACTTACTCTATACTGCTACTGCTTTACTTCTactttatttgaatatttccattttgggCTACTTTGTACTTCTACCCAACTGTTTTCAAGAGTGAAATATTGAACCTTTGAATATCAATATTGTACTGCAGTCTCTCATCTTTTTGAAAGCTGCAGTTACTTTTGTTACTTagcagattcagattatttatacaaaatataatcaacaaaaaGCATAAATATTGCTGCAGTATTTAGGCTATTATAGTTAAAATTAGTAATCCAGTGATATGATGGGCACATTCTACATAATGAGTGCTTTTACTTTAGTACAATCTGCTCATACAGTATGAATTGTAATACACACATTATTCAATAGAAACATGACTCATCAAACTTTGGCCTCCGTCCATATAGTGAAAGTCTCAGAGATTGTAACAGCTCAGCAgcataaaagaataaaataccaacaatacaatattttaaaaaaactgcagatgttttaaattcagttgagaaaacagttttcactgcacttacacacacacacacacacacacacacacacagcagctggtTTGATTACACCAAACAGCAGTTCACTTTTATTGCCTCTGCTTTGACAGACAGGCTTGTTTTCCAGAAGCAAAATGGAGAAAGATTAGTGCAGCAGCAGCCAGAGAGGCTCCTGACAGAGAGGGGCTGGACTTGACTGAGGAGATAAACATGCACGCTataatgccccccccccctttagaaaagagacataaaataaaataatctccaTTATGTGTTCTGTATTTATGTAAACTTCTTCAAAGAGTTTGTAGTTTTTTGTGACATGTTCGTTTTGCTCTCTGTAGCCTCGCCGCAGCTCGGATCTGAATAAAGAGTCTCTTTGTTGTTGGTGTAAAATGTAGAAAAGCACTTTAGCCGATCACAGTATTGATGGATAGTTTTGTAGGTGAGTCAGCCGGTGAGTCATTGGAATATTTCTGCAGAGTCGAACAGCTGCAGCCCAGAAATTTCCAGACTACCGACAAATTTCATTTTAGCGGCATAAAGGAGATAAAACCGGAGCTCGAAATTAAGAAATTatgaattaacattaaaaatctGTAGTTTTAATGTACAGCGGGAACTACACCGACCGAAATGTTTCTTTAACATTATGTATGAAGACTGTAGAAGAAAACTTAATTTAGTAGCCTATTAATCCCCAAATACTTTATGTAGCtatgatttaaaatgaatgaaacatgTTGTACTCACATCTCAGCGGCAGGATGATGGCGATAAgatataaagagagagagaggagagagggtgagggagatataaagagagagagaggagagagagagaggagagagggtgagggagatataaagagagagaaaggagagagagagagggtgagagagaggagagagggtgagggagatataaagagagagagggagagagagaggagagagagagggtgagggagatataaagagagagagacaaaaggggagagagaaagagagaaagagagagagagagagagagagagagatcccaGTTGAATATAAATGAAGGATGACTTGTTttatctcttctcttctcttgattctctttttctttgaaacCAAAAAACTACAACTGAAGCAGCTGCGCAGATTAAACAAATCTCGCGTCACACTCAccccgcccacacacacacacacacacacacacacacacactgtcccgGTCAGTGACTGTAATAATAACCGGTAACGGAAACAATGATTTTGTCTCTAAATTATAGGCTACTGTTCCTTTAAATAACTCTGAGAGCTGCCACGTGCACTGTATTCTGGTGAAGTTCACCTGTCCAGGTAAGCAGTAAACTCTCTGACTCACCGTGCAGGACGGACTTTAGGAGGCTACAGTAGCTGCTTGATAAAACAACTTTTTCAAACCAGCCGGTGACGTTTTGTGTTGGCCTTGATGATTGTTTTGTCACGTAAGGTCAAGAGTGAACCTTCGCTTTGGCCGATTAATTATTGATTATCTAAAGACTGGGTGTAAAATGAATGGTTCCCGCCAAACAGCATTTATAAGTTTAGGTGTAAAGTATATTTAGGTTATATGACCTGTGTTTCGATGTGTGTTGGGGTTAGTTAAAGGAAAGGTTTGGTTTGTTGTAAACTAGCGAGGACGTGTCATCTGACCTCTGTTGACCAAAGGGAGATAAATCCTGACACGTGGAGTCGTGTGTTTTGACCTCATGGgaggtgagttattaatttattttctgtcttttattttgagCTTTACTTCTGTACTAACGCTATCAAATGGTTGATCTTAAAAGTATCTGATTGGCTGCAGGGTTTGGTGCTGGATCTTTGTGTTATAACTTTGCAAATAATGGATGCTGGCAAATATAGAGctagtttaaattattttacatatgGCTGGGTAGCTTTTGAATTTGCCtacagggatcaataaagttttattttaatctgtaaTAATACTCATAAtttatttgcttatttatttagtttaaaataATCAGATTCTGCAAAGTCAACATCTCTGAAACAAGGTCGACAATAAGTAAATATCATAACCTTCCTTAAACGTTGGATGTTTTCAAATTCTTTAGATTGTacattgtttagttttttggcCACACAGTAGATTTGTATAAAAGAATTGAGTTGAGTTTATGGTGgcattgaaattaaatatttatattgagAAAGTGGTGGAAGATTTTATGTAAACAGCTTGTTGTAGTGGCTTTTTCTCAACATTGTTTTTGACTTTTCTTCCAATTTACTGAATTTTATTGTAGTTCTTTGTTTTCTAGCTCTTTAGTCGGATTCCCGTGTTGCTGTAACATGCAAGTTGTTACTTTGTGAGATTATTAAAATCTCAAATCGTAtcgtaattttattttatttttttaagtttttcaaGTTGGAATCAAAATACTActaagtaagtaaaagtacaaagtattagcagcaaaatgttcttaaaatatcaaaagtagTCATTCTGCAGAAAGGCTCCTTTTCAGAATGTTaaattattggattattattaatgaTGCATTAAAGTGTCTGAAGCTCTTTCAAGTGCAGTATCTGGGGAAGGTGGAACAATGTTTAgctattttatatacagtgaaaTGTAGTGGAACAAAATACAGGTACCTCAAAATTGGACGAAGTACTTGGTGTGTGTGACATGATGAAAGATgcatacatgtgcacacacacacaccataacaATTGTCCACCATGCTTTATAGGCACCATATAGGCCTGCGTGAAATGAGGAAAATCTGCGATGTGCGACATTGTTCACAgcggataagacacatgcttttggtgtgagagacccggattCAGTTCCTCATCGTGACATtaccaccaatgtgtccctgagcaagacacttaacccctagttgctccagaggcgtgcgacctttgacatatatggcaattgtaagctttggataaaagagtcagctaaatgtaatgtaatattgtgatAAATAAACAGATATTGAATTGTGCATATTAGCAGCCTGGTTGTCTTTAACTTTAGAACAGgattagaattgaatattttaagcAGCGACAGTAAAGTCACTATATANNNNNNNNNNNNNNNNNNNNTTCTTCCAATTTACTGAATTTTATTGTAGTTCTTTGTTTTCTAGCTCTTTAGTCGGATTCCCGTGTTGCTGTAACATGCAAGTTGTTACTTTGTGAGATTATTAAAATCTCAAATCGTAtcgtaattttattttatttttttaagtttttcaaGTTGGAATCAAAATACTActaagtaagtaaaagtacaaagtattagcagcaaaatgttcttaaaatatcaaaagtagTCATTCTGCAGAAAGGCTCCTTTTCAGAATGTTaaattattggattattattaatgaTGCATTAAAGTGTCTGAAGCTCTTTCAAGTGCAGTATCTGGGGAAGGTGGAACAATGTTTAgctattttatatacagtgaaaTGTAGTGGAACAAAATACAGGTACCTCAAAATTGGACGAAGTACTTGGTGTGTGTGACATGATGAAAGATgcatacatgtgcacacacacacaccataacaATTGTCCACCATGCTTTATAGGCACCATATAGGCCTGCGTGAAATGAGGAAAATCTGCGATGTGCGACATTGTTCACAgcggataagacacatgcttttggtgtgagagacccggattCAGTTCCTCATCGTGACATtaccaccaatgtgtccctgagcaagacacttaacccctacagtgggggaaaaaagtatttgaccccttgctgattttgcaggtttgcccacttacaaagaatgcaacgatctacaattttaatcatatgtacattctaacagtgaaagacagaatcccaaagaaaattccagaaaatcacatcatatgaatttataaaaattgatgaccatctgatgaggaaaaacaagtatttgaNNNNNNNNNNNNNNNNNNNNatgtgcacaaaccttgtcaccaactataaaaaccgtttgacatctgtgctggccaataatggcttttctacaaaatattaacatgctgtttgtccagggggtcaaatacttgtttttcctcatcagatggtcatcaatttttataaattcatatgatgtgattttctggaattttctttgggattctgtctttcactgttagaatgtacatatgattaaaattatagattgttgcattctttgtaagtgggcaaacctgcaaaatcagcaaggggtcaaatacttttttcccccactgtagttgctccagaggcgtgcgacctttgacatatatggcaattgtaagctttggataaaagagtcagctaaatgtaatgtaatattgtgataaataaatagatattgAATTGTGCATATTAGCAGCCTGGTTGTCTTTAACTTTAGAACAGgattagaattgaatattttaagcAGCGACAGtaaagtcactatataaactcagtaatatctcactggaaaacaaatctaaaattccaactaaataaatcatattcccgACATCAgaatactgagtgaagtttagaaagatgGAAAAACTCAGACATCAATCCgtatcagtccttcctcctgtcctccgtCTTCCTCCCTGCTGCTGTCGGCAGGTAAAGTTACCTGGTACACAGAGtagcagctgtttgtctcagtcAGCAGCTAAGTTTTACAACAGTGTGCCAGATTTTGAGGTGTGTGTGGAAAACTAAAACACTTACAGACGGGCAGCTTTCATTGTAGCTTGTTTATAATAATTTGCTGTTAGCCGGGCTAGCTTCTGCTCTGTGTtcagtgatggaagaagtatttagattatttactaaaagtagcaatactacACTATAAAAATAATCAGTAATAAGTGCTGATCTTAAATTTggctttaagtaaaagtacagaaacatCATCAGCAACAAAATCTActtaaaaaatatcaaaagtaaaagtactcctttTGGAGCAGAATGGCGTCTGTCGTTATTTggtcattaatattaatgcatGTGAGTAGGATTTCAATGTTAATTTATAAACTGATGAAATATTGTGTGTAAAAATTCTGACAAGGAGTAACTTAAGCTATCCGATAAATGTAACAgttaaaagtacagtatttccctctgatgtGTGTTGGAATAGAAGTATAATGTATATGCAAATCGTAAAAGTACAGCCCTTGAGTTAAAGTACTTAGTTAGTTCACGAGTATCTGGTGTTGGTGTTCACTTAAACACACAGCAGAGTATTTGTTGGTCGGTCTCCTTGCAAACGCAGCCTGCTGTGGTTTTGTGAGCGCTCAGTGTTTAATGTGCTGAAGCAGCGCGGCTGTTTCCCTTCAGCAgctctttcttcttctgctgtttcgGTGTTTGTTCCTCTTCATTGATTTACCGTGAAGTTGTTTGTTTGGCTGCTTTGGAACATCTGTTTTCCCGCTCAGCCAATAAAACAGCCTGAACAGGAGGCACTTAATATTAAATCATTAAAGGAACAAGATGACTGACCTGAAGCTAATGAGACGGATCAAAGCTGCTGAAATACAGCCTAGTAAAAGTAATCTGAtcaataaataactgtattgcTTTTAAACTTACTATTTCGATCTGTAATGAGTAGTATTTCTATCCTTTAGTAGCAGTACTAGTATTCGATAACTTTAAGTAGAAATACTGAAGTATTATcattaaaatgtacttaaaagtacTGTACTCTTAATGCCCAGTGGCCCATTTCAGACTGTTATTTGCTACTGATAAATTACTACATCTTAATGTTTGTATTAAATTATCACACAAATAACTAAActagcagtggtggaagaagtactcaaaaGTCACATAAGTAAAATAACAATACCACTGTGTAGAAAGACTcataaaagtcctgcattctagtttttacttaagtaaaactacAGAGggattagcatcaaaatatacttaaaaattggattataatttatttaccTCGATacttatatacatttttaatgcagaCTCAGGTGATTCAGCAGTGTAGTTTTGCTGCTTCTactaaaggatctgagtacttcacCCCATATGCATATCTGATTTTCATACACTGTGTAAAATGTTAATCTGCAAAGTTACTGTCAAATATTGTGCAGTTAATGTACAAAATTCCACTTTAAAATGTAGGGAAGTTTAAATATAAAGCAACCAATCCAGTGGAAATATAGCAAGAACAAATGTTAACGCTACTGTCAATAACAAACTCTCACAACAGAGACtctttgaatgtgttttattcTGTGCAGCTTTTCATTTTGCTTCATAGATTGATCAAACATACAGCTCTGCACACAGTgactgggggggaaaaaaaaccccattaaAGACCTCATGAAAACAAATGACTTGTTTTATACACGTGAAGTGATGGAGAATTCAATCCAGGCTCATAAAATCAGCCCGAATATCTGCACCTACACAGCCACAGAGAGCTCAGAAACGGTGACTACAATCTGGTTGTTACAAGGAGAACTGCCTTCCTCAGGTCCATGTTGGCACGACACTCTCCTGGTGACTGAGCCTCCAGCTGACTTATTTGGCTCCTGCTGTCTGTTTTCCGTCCTTATTTCCTGTTTAATCAGCTTCCATCTCAGCCACAGTTTCTATTTCATGAGGTctttaactattttttttacCCTCTCACACTTcatatatatttctgttttctctccacagacACTATTTATATTCTGATAATATAGATCTCAACAGTTCCGTTA includes these proteins:
- the LOC123976407 gene encoding vesicle-associated membrane protein 1-like, whose amino-acid sequence is MSTPEAAGTTGEGEGGPPAAAPNLTSNRRLQQTQAQVDEVVDIMRVNVDKVLERDQKLSELDDRADALQAGASQFESSAAKLKNKYWWKNCKMMIIMAVIGVIFVGVIFLYFFY